In the genome of Oncorhynchus nerka isolate Pitt River linkage group LG27, Oner_Uvic_2.0, whole genome shotgun sequence, the window atggcaagcaccACCGGTGCGCCAAGTctatgtccaagaggcttcttagcAGCTTCTACAaatagccataagactcctgaacagcttatcaaaaggctacccagacccctcttttaagctgctgctactctctgtttattatctatgcatagtcattttaactctacctacatgtacatattacatcagttaccttgactaactggtgcccccacacattgactctgtaccggtaccccctgtatatagcctcgttattgttattttactgctgctatttaattatttgtaacttttattttctattttttacttatctatttttttctGAATGTTTTTTTCCTaaaaacttcttaaagcattgttgtttaagggcttgtaagtaagcatttcactgtaacatttgatttgaatctgCCAACCCTTGTAGGACTATGTTGTTTAAGGTTGAGTGAGATGGTGAGAGTAGAATGAGAATTACAAGGCTGCTGGGGTTCTAATTCTAAATGAATGGAAACATAAACATAGATAAGGTATATGATACGTTTCGACAGTGTGAGAGATCGGATGGGGTAAACCAGGAACAGAGCAGGAAGCATACTCCAGGCAAGAGATACTGAAAACATAAAACAAGCCCACAGAAAAAATCAATAACTACAGCTGCTCTCCAACAACCACTTAAACGTGGCTGAAACTGAGTGAGAGAAAAACATGTTTGTATTTGTGCACAAGTGTCTCTGTCATTTGTCAAGTGATCATTTGTCAGGTGAGGGTGAGGTGTGCCACAgtgacctctatctctctcacacacacacacacacacacacacacacacacacacacacacacacagagaggagttgAATCCTATCACCTCACCTTACATACACACTTCCATTGTAAGAGCCCCCATCAGCTTGTTGTAAATAACTTGTTTACTGACAAGGTAAACAAACAAATCAATGTGAAACAAAACCACCTTCATTACATCACCCTCACTACTTTCCCTCCCTGTGACTcctgactgtgtcccaaatgagccctatgggccctggtcgaaagtagtgcatagggaatagggtgtctttTGGGATTCAGCCCCCGTGTATCCAAACAAACCTTTCTTGAACTCCTCCAACATGGAATCCAGCTTGGTATCATGGAACACGAAGTGGACTGTGTGGTTGTAGAACTTGGTGATAGTCTTCAGCGTCGTACAGTCATCCGGGTCAACGAAAGCCAGGTCCTTGACAAACATGATATCCACAATGTTCGACCACTCGTGCTCGAACACCGGTATGCGTGTGTACCCGCTCTCCATGATCTCTGACATGGTGTTGAAGTCTAGCACAGCGTCGCTGTGGATCATGAAGGAGTTACTGATCGGTGTCATGACATCTTGAACGGTTTTGGTCCTGAGCTCGAGCGCACCTTGGATCATGTTTAGCTCCTCTTTGACCAGGTCATTGTATGGTTCTGTCACCCTCAACATCTCCACTAGCTTCTCCCGGTTGTACACAGTACCAATCTCCTGGCCCAGGACACAGTCCAGGAGTTTACTGATAGGCCATGACAGGGGGAAGGTGACCAACATGAAGAACTTGGTCACCATGATAGTGTTGGCTCCTACAGCCAACCCGTGGCGAGAGCACAGAGCCTGGGGCACAATCTCCCCAAATATGACAATACTTATAGTGGAGGCGACCACAGCACCCAGGCCTGACCCTATCAAGTCATCCAGAAGGATAGTGAGAGTTGTGTTGACAAGCACATTACCTAGGAGCAACGAGCATAGCAGATAGTTCCCTTTCCTCCGAATGGGATCAATCTTGCTGGCGTACCTCTTCTCCTTCTCGGTACCGCAGCTCTGGACTATCCGGAGCTCCATAGGATCCAGGGCCATGAGTCCCAGGTTGAGCCCGCTGAACATACCTGACAGTACCAGCAGGCAGCAGATGAGGATGCACTGGAACCACATAGGAAGCATGGACTTCTTCTCCTCCACCACCCGCAGCCTTCCGTCATCCTCACCCAACAGGTACCACTTGCCATCCTGGCTTTCCTGGACACACAGCCCATACTCTTTCTGGAGCTCGCTCTTCCGGAGAGGCTTGATTTTCAAACTCAGAACCCCCCAGGTTCGGAGGTGGCTCACGTTCATGCCACCCCTGATAACGATATCTTTGCTATAGTCTGCACAAGTCCTGTTAAAAGGAGTATTGTTGCTGGTAACATCACCTTCCTCATGTTCATGGTCGGTGAATCTGATCTGTGATGAGGTGTCAGGAAGAATCTGTAGCCCGTAGAACCTCAGGAAGATGTTGCTCTCTTCTGTTACCTGAATCACCCCGTCATTGGTGGTCGTGGCCGGCTTGTCACTCCTCTCCAGCCGCATGCCGAAGATCCGGGTGGGACTACCAGTCTCCGGGACCCCCGTCTCGGCTCCTGTGCCTGCCATCCACCATATGAAAGCTATTAAAGTTAGTGTATATCCCTGCCAGACACTCCAGTCTGTTGCCATGTTTATTTCCCTTTGTGCTAACTGGGAGCTGAGATCACCTACTCATTCTGCACAGCCTGCCCGTCATTAACATAATGCTACTGTGCCTCCAATCCGCATCAGAGACATCACATAATGAATATGAGCGAGCCCCTCTGctcttgttttttgtttttttcgacaatcagcagttgaaacaataacaaagactTTTCCCCGCCCCTgtttcagtaaaaagctgagggatggggctgtagAAGTATACCCACTTTCCAATCCATAGACAGAGATATGGATGCAAGGATTGACCATCGATGATATCAAAACTATAGCttaaaccatgttttgaggctatttAGCTTGttagtttacatttactttgtttgcaAACAtttgagtaaaacaagcttatatttggggttctgatggggtacgacagttgaagtaagctcatgaggcattaataagttatattcttcaagagtcattgggtacatatcattaactTATACGTCTAAAAATAAATGCAGCACTGGACACGCACTGGTTGAATCAtgtttccacataatttcaatgaaattgaaaccttccggagacacctgaaaccccacctctttaaggaatacctaggataggataaagtaatccctctccccccccttaaaagatttagatgcactactgttccactggatgtcataaggtgaatgcaccaatttgtaagtcgctctggataagagcgtctgctaaatgacttaaatgtaaatgtaaatgtaaatgaaattaCCATATTTAACCAAAGTGGAATAGACGTCTGTGCCCAGAGAGGCAGATAGCCCCTTCATGGTGGGATGCtagaatttatttttattttttaaatggactaCAGGGTATCAAAAACATTTTTGGCAtggtttgtttgttgttgtttttttatcaCACACTGTATACTTTTAGTCTGCACATGCTCCTATGCAGCCCATGGCACTCCACCTGGTTGgtaaacagtacagtacaccgtTACAAAATGATCCCCCTCTGATTGGAAGGCGATGAGAGAATTTCAGTACTGGGGTATAAAATGTATTTCAAACTGAGTGCGCCCTAACCTGCAATATATTTTGAAACACTTGAAAATAGGCTTGTTTTTACCGACATGTGGGGGCTCATATTGATAGGACAGCTAGTACCTGTACTACATTGTCAGTGTAGATACCCATCTTGTTATGAGGGACTGGAAGCAGGGCATTGTATGGCCTAGTATGTGCCTGGTGCTTCTGGCATCTGCCACTGTTACCTAGATCATGACCTGCTTTGGTGGCCAACACTGTACAAAAATGGGATTTCTTGGAAATGAGCTTTCATGGAGTCTTCAGCCAGCTGCCACAATGCAGGAGTCAGGACAAAATAGATGCTAGAAGAGATCCTGGCCCCTGTATGCGTTAGAGGAAAATAATTAGATTGGGTTCTACTCAATTTGATCCTTTTACAAGTCCCCTATTTCCATCCTGTGTGTGAAGTATTGTGGCTCATGTCTCAGTGTTAGTTCGCCCCCTTGTGTACAAACCACAGAAAGACACCACAGGTTCTCTTGGGCAGAGTTGGGGTCCATTCCTGTATTGTCAGTTGAATGTAATTTCTCCATAGGAGTGCTATTTAATTCTGAATGGACTAGTTTATTTGACTTTGAACATTCACCCCATTACCAAATGATAAAATGCAGACAGTGTAACTCTAGAGTTGTTACAGTAGATACATACCTGGAGGTGGTGACCATACTATGTGTATGTATGTTCACTGTATTGGAAAacaaacttctttttttttttgtactttCCGTGACCAAACATTTGCTCACTTAATTTATAGTCTGTAAATATTAGGATGTCTTACCACCTGTAAGGGATGAATTCTGTCTTGACAAATCCCCCACCGGTCATAGACTTTCAGTTAAACgcctagttttgatttacatttcgTAGAGTTGtgaactaatgtgaattcaacgtgaaatcaacaacaaaagtcaccatgtcattggatttagaaTTAAAATTATGAAATGCCCTTACTTTGATGTCTTTGAAAATGTTGATGTTGtttcaacgtcatcacatcgaTTTTTCTGGTTGAAATCAACTCAAATTTTATTTGTGTCACGAGACCGACCGAGGGTGGCttcccttcccgttcgggtggcgctcggcggtcgtcgtcacccgcctattagctgccactgatagTCTTTCCTCCCCCCTCTTGTATGATTATTGTTAGCACCtgttctttgtgcgggattaattattgtgaccttcggttatgtagtagaggaacgtgtttgttcctggtcgtgtattctGCTGTACTATTTTCgttccccgtgtttggggcattttGGTTTTGAGCACCCCGTGTTGCGTTAGTGcaagcacagcattgcactctctgtttcctgcgtctgactccacacccacgacacccggagcgttacaatttgtcacatgtgcccaatacaacaggtgtagactttgcCCTGAAATACTTACTAACGAGCCCTttgccaacaatgcagagttaaaaagtaaggtcctaaagcacaccgctgccttgttttgtatcacatttcaatgataaaactggggggggacAAACATGCTATTTCAGAATGTGGGAGGGACATCCACAGTTCTTATGTGAGTAAAGTCATACCGTATATTTAAAAAAtcacgacagctgtgatggaaaccgGAAGTTTCGGTACAATTTTACAAGTGCCAAatgttgatataataaccatcttATGGacgtaaacttggagtcacgtgatGACTTGCTGTGTGGTCCTCCCAGTATGActtgggaaaccatgcagtttaggCTATTAGGCTAAAtattaaataaatgatgatggatgtcacagggtggtgaaagagcACGGTATGAGCTTGATGATCCTTTCCAATAAAtgttgagggtcttattctggtgacatgatgatcgatgcttgactgatGTTTGACAGATAAAAATATTCTTGctgttatccataataatctcatcatgtagactaacCTGCCCGACGAACTGCAATgccgctgggtttttcacgctcaacagtttcccgtgtgtatcaagaatggtccaccacccaaaggacatccagccaacttgacacaactgtgggaattagagtcaacatgggccagcatccctgtggaatgctttcgacaccttgtagaatccataccccaacgaattgaagctgttctgaggccaAAAGGGGGAGCAactgaatattaggaaggtgttcctaagttttgtacactcagtgtatagtactgtacaaATATGGTGTAGATGTGCCAGACTGTTTTTAGTTTATAGATCCCTTTTATCTCTATCCGATCAGGATTCTCCATGCCTGTCTGAGAGTCTACTCAAGTGCATAGGGTGCTTCTTAACTGGTATGTTTTCTTCTAAACTGTCTGATTTCAATTGTGtttctgtgttgacagtgtggacCATCTACGCCCTAGCTGCTCTCCTGACTCTGACAGTCATAGCCATGGTGGCTAAACTACTACTGCATATTACAGTAAAGTAGGTATTACATTTTACAGTTTGATGTGAACTATGGACAATAACATTGTATTGTACTAATGCCTCAAAAGTGTAACAAAGTGTAGTTTATTGCATGTAATGTATTTTTAACACTGAGAGCCccactgccctaccaagcaattAATTTGGTCATTTTTGACCAAATTAGCAGTTGCTGCTTGGTAGTGCAGCCATAGCTAGCACAGGTGGttacctctcttctcccttctgtTTCCGTAAAGAAGTgatgtaacatggagatatggccgTGTGGGAACACAAACCCTAACCAGCCTGGTCACCTGTGAGATGCAAGTCAATATTCAACGTCCATCCATTTCTGACGTCAGGAGATGACGtaaaaaccggccactaggggtaAATGAGCGTTGTTACCTTCAAGAAGGTTTTAGTTTTGCTCGAGCGTTCTGAACAGGGATGGCGGATGGCGTAAAGCgactgcctctgattccaaagatTGTAAATTCAaatccagcgatagaaagttgtttttgagaaGACAAAAATTaggcctatcccaaaccttaagcatctgcctctgattccaaaagTAATTTAGAATCCAGTGATGGAAAGTCGTCtttgatttttttaaattaagtcTATCCCTAAACTTAactcttaccttaaccattcggagttaatgcctaaacttaaccttaaacacttgaAGTTTGCAACAACatcgaaatttgacgtttgagaaacatgaaTGAATATCTAAGTCTAATGTGAGACTGTGAGCTAGTTGCCCTATCAAGGTGTGTATCAATTTAAccttttttaaaaattattattatttctaaCTGATATGAAAGATACGGTCTTGATGCTTCCAAAACCATACCGCAAACGATGCATGTTAATGTTCAGACCGAGCGTCGGGGATCTAACAAAACTCCACCATAACAGAAGACGTCTTCGTccaatgactcttatgtgtaatgtaatggaactgagagtcattATCAAAGGCTAGATGCTGTCATGGTGGAATAAGTCCCCTAGTtccagtgccttcaggaagtattcgcaccctttgactttttccacagcctgttacagactgaatttaaaatCGATTACACTTTGATTTTTGGTCACTAGCCtacccccataatgtcaaagtggaattatgtttttcaaaatgtttacaaattaataaaaaatgaaaagctgaaatgttttgagtccataagtattcaacccctttgttacgaCAAGCCTAcattagttcaggagtaaaaatgtgctaaacaagtcacataataagttgctaATAATAgtgtttttttaatgactacTTAATCTCTGTACTccaaacatacaattatctgtacggtcactcagtcgagcagtgaacttcaaacacagattcaactacaaagaccagggaggatttcctgatgcctcgcaaagaagggcacttactggtagatgggttaaaaaaaaagcagacattgaatatccctttgagcatggtgaagttatagaTTACACTTTTGAAGGTGTATCAACACAACCAAACactgcaaagatacaggcgtccttcctaactccagAGAGTTAGgaaaatctatggaaagacctgaaaatggttgtctagcgtTGATCAGCAACCattgcaaatgttgcacaatccaggtgtggaaagctcttagaaacATTTCCAaaatgactcacagctgtaatcactgtcaatgatgattctaacatgtattgactcagggggttgaatacttatctaatcaagatatattagtgttttaatTTTCATTAATATTTTACAGatgacattagagtattttgtgtacatcattgacaacaaaaaaatgacaattaaataaaTTGTAATCTCACATTgcaatacaacaaaatgtggaaaatgtcaagggggtgTGAATCTTTTCTGAAGGAACTAAGCTAgacaaaaaaaatgatttttagccacaatagtggaatttgctgtTCGCCTTAGCAATTGTTAGTGAGATGAGACGTGGGGCCATAATATAAATAACAGTTTAGCTAGCTATAAATGTATATGGATACCATGTCATTTGTCATAGACATACTTTTAATCAGCTCTATTGTTGTCATTTACAGACATGAATTCGATGTAGAAAAACTGATACATGAATCCTAAATGCAGGTACCATTTTACTAACTTCTGCGGTAACTTAAACATCAAGACAACACTTAGTAAATGCACATTTCATGTCCAGGGTGAATACATTTTTAATCATATACATCACGCATCATACTGGTGTGTCAACTAAAATATACATTGAGTGtatcaaacattaggaacaccatctACTGGTCTATTCACTGTGTTGGCAGGATGTTTTAATCTTtagcagtaatttatgctgtatctggaaAAGGACTGTGTCAATTTCTGAAAGTGAAAACAATGGCAAATTGTTGTGGACCAGTTAGCAGAATGATTGAATTCATCAATGCTTTGCATCAACTTTTCCCCCCAACCTAAATATGCCCACAAATTCTGAAACGTTGTCTAAAACAGGctacaaaaaaaatgaaattagAGTATTTACAGTAGCTTACTAAGGCCAACTTCAATGCAAAATATAAATTGTTCACCTGTTAAATTCAACTGTATACCGTATTTTAATCCGCGCTACCTATGATATTGCAAAACCTGaaatacatagcccatctatttACTAGGCTATACAGTAGTCCAAATAAGGAGAGATGCGCATGATCATTTGTTGTATGGCTCCTGAGGAAATGTGAATCCATCATGGCCAGAAAAGTTGAGGAATGTATTCTGCAATGgttatgaaaataaaataaataggaaaaagattgttattgttattttagatTCTAAAAATCAAACATATTTTCGCTCTTCTCACTAATGGCAAGAGGCTGCATTCTTGTTAATAGGTTTTCCTGTTTTTTGTGAATAAGCTTTTCATCATATTTGCACAAAATACTTACTTGCCAGCTGGCAATATAACATGTAAATCACGAACAGATGTGCGTAGGCATAGTCTAACGTTTGCGGGGAGGTGAGCATATTCTCACGTCAAATAAAACGTTTATTAATACCAACTTCTGCGTGAAAACTGCTGCACCCACATTTTGGGGTATATTTTATTATATAAATGAGGcccaggtgtgttgaatttaggcaatcactgaactgatcaattagctcagtcAGGGCTGCACTCGATATA includes:
- the LOC115111932 gene encoding metal transporter CNNM4-like, which encodes MATDWSVWQGYTLTLIAFIWWMAGTGAETGVPETGSPTRIFGMRLERSDKPATTTNDGVIQVTEESNIFLRFYGLQILPDTSSQIRFTDHEHEEGDVTSNNTPFNRTCADYSKDIVIRGGMNVSHLRTWGVLSLKIKPLRKSELQKEYGLCVQESQDGKWYLLGEDDGRLRVVEEKKSMLPMWFQCILICCLLVLSGMFSGLNLGLMALDPMELRIVQSCGTEKEKRYASKIDPIRRKGNYLLCSLLLGNVLVNTTLTILLDDLIGSGLGAVVASTISIVIFGEIVPQALCSRHGLAVGANTIMVTKFFMLVTFPLSWPISKLLDCVLGQEIGTVYNREKLVEMLRVTEPYNDLVKEELNMIQGALELRTKTVQDVMTPISNSFMIHSDAVLDFNTMSEIMESGYTRIPVFEHEWSNIVDIMFVKDLAFVDPDDCTTLKTITKFYNHTVHFVFHDTKLDSMLEEFKKGKSHLAIVQKVNDEGEGDPFYEVLGLVTLEDVIEEIIKSEILDESDLYTDNSRNRKKVAPNKNKRNFSAFKQSESESKVKISPQLLLAAHRFLTTEVTLFSPSQISDKVLLRILRHPDVIQEIKFNDSDKRCPQHYVYQRRKAVDYFILILQGRVEVEAGNENMKFETGPFSFYGVMALSAPTLGFRCPSHISGLNRTASLSAEDSTASLSVSGSNSQLITPFTIPSPTYTPDFYVRALTDLQFVKISQAQYQNGVMSSRQDSIPQSPDFGQPRLEGTTSPVLTTTPGKLSSDTPNPTPTPETASLLADETTSLLNEQDCLPHNLSETSI